Below is a genomic region from Acomys russatus chromosome 3, mAcoRus1.1, whole genome shotgun sequence.
GATTCTaactcccagaatcctctctgcatGTGATCCAGCAGCGAAGTCCAGGGATCCTGACAAGCAGAGAAGCACAGCTTCCGGCCTCTGGCTGAGCATGGAGAGGACCTACTAGATTCAGGTCCCCTGAGCATGGAGGGGGCCTACTGGGTTCCACTCCCGGAGTTTTAATGATCGTTCTACCCTCCTGCCTTAGTACTTCACGGCCCCACAGCATCTCACTGTCACGCTGAGCTGGCACCTACATGCTTATCATGGCTCTTGAGTCATCAAACCTCGCCCTCAGGTGTTCAGGACGCAGGTGCAacttgattcatttattttctacctAAATTTCAGTGCTGCTCCCTTCCCCGCACTGGGCCTCACTTCTTCTCCACCAAGCTTCCAGTCTATGCAATAGctgcacgggggtggggggtgggggtgagggtggtcATGGTGGGGGAGTGATTTTGCCACTTCTGAGGAAAATTTGGGAATTCTAAATGAAATGCTCAACTCAAGATGGTCCCCTTCTTCCCCTGGAGGTGACTTTGAATTCCAAGGCTGCGATACAGAGAGCTTCTCCAGGGAGTCCCTGTTTTATCCTCTGGGTTTCTGGAAGCAATCTTCCTGGGACTTAGCCACTGCACAGGGCAGCAGGCTCATCCATTTGAACAATGTGCTTCTGGGCTtcagtcttatttatttatttatttgtttatttattttcagtcttaTTTATATAACGAGGTTACCCTACACAACTGTCAGTGACTATCTCATGGGGTCAGCGTGAGGGTCCAACTCACTAGCCTACAAGCCACACATAGTAACTTAGTACTGCCTGGTGCCCAGCAAACACGGAATAAATGCCAcagtttctccttctttctccaagGTGCGTCTTAATAGTGTTCTGCCCATCTCACTCCAGACAAACTCTCCTCACCCCAGGCGAGCCCTCCTCAGACTTTGTCTGCAGGAGTGAATCTCTCGTCTTACATGACTTGACAGACAAGGCTAGGGAAAGCACCAAGCTGGCAGGTGGTTTTGATGTGGCAATGAGCTTCAGTTCGGATTGCTTGGTCCCGCCCCTCCAGCAGCAGCTTATGTTGCGGGGTGGGGTTGCGTTGTCGGGTTCTGTGAGACCATGCCAGCCACTGCATCTACCCCTGcctgtcatcctgagtgagttacaGTCAGCAAACCACAATGAGTAATCTGACTCAGAAATGCCAGGAGCAGGGAAACCACTGTGCCGGTCCAGAAGGGAACTGAAGAAGCCTCTGTTCCTCCTGGAGATGACCCAGAACCGGACGGGGATGTAACTGAGCCCCAAGCTGGAGCAAAGTGGTTTTCCTCATAAGGCTCCCCAATCCGTTATCACCATCCCCAAACCCAAACAGCTCAGCCAACTCAAGGTTGTTGTGACTCGCTTGGCTATAAACCTTGACCTGTCCCGTGTGAATGTCCTACGGTTCTGCTGCAGAATATTGATGCGTTTAATTTCAGAATTGTGCCCCAGATCCTGCAATGGGTGTTATGTAACACATAGCACATGAATTGTGCATTAACTTTTAAAAGGGCTAAAGAGCTTGAAATCTGAACCCTGCCTGACCCTTGCTTTCTGGACAGGTGGGTGTGCACTAGGGCGGTGGTGAACCCATTTGACCCCTAGGTCAAATGATCAGAGGAAGCAGTCTAGAAATATTATATAGAACAACAGAATGAGACAGGAAGAGCGACGGGTTGGCAAGCAGAACCAGCTGGAAGTGGCTTTCTGCTCTACGTTTTCACCAGCTGCGGGATCTTGAGAACCCATCCAACCTAGAAAGCTTTGACTTTCATGCTTATAAAAAAGGAATACTAGAGTTTACTTCCACCAACCCTGAGCCATGAAAGGAGGCTCTGTCTCCGGGTACAATCAGAAACAATGCCAATATTAAATGCTCAATCTAATGGTTATTGTCAATATGTGTCATTTCCTCGGCCTTCCCTATGTGTCCCATTTGAGTGGTAAGTTTGGAAGGGATAGGTAAAGGTATCTTGGTTTAGGGACTCCACAGGCTGGAGCAGCTATGTTCTGTGTAGCTGCTCACCTACATACCAGCCAGGCTCTGTGCTCAGGCTCATGAACCCGTTTATCACCAAGTATTTGATCCATTCTACCGATGACAAAGTTGGGAGCTTTATTTGTTCTGAGCACCAGGAATGAATAAACTGTGAGAAAGCGCCTGGAGACACAGCTTGTATTCTCCCTCCCCCTGGATCTTTATTCCAAAACTGAATGGGAAACAGGAACACAACTGGTTTTGATCTAGAGTAGCTGGGTTTATTTCTTCATCGGAACAATTAAAGAGGAAAAGGTTTTATAAATgcaataaatagaataaataatatcCATCTTCATGTTCGACTTTTCTGCATCTCCGTCTTCTGGAATGTTTTCAGGAGACTCTTCAGGAATGACAGAGTGTTGCCTGCTGTTGTCTGGTTGCATGGCTTTTCGCAGGAAAACCCCTGCAGAGAGGGAAGTGGGTAAGAACAAGTGAGCAACTGCAGCAGTGTGCACCTGGCAGCCCCAGGGTCCCTTAAACATGGGGGAGCAGTTGATGGACAGGGAGCGAGGAGTGGAATGTCAGGAGAATAAGAAGGGCGATCCTGGTCTAGCTAGACTGCGTAGGAGTTGATTGGGGGGGGGTCAGGATTccaggtctacacacacacacacacacacacacacacacacacaaaagtatcAGCGGTTTCCATTTAACTGGGGGGAACATGGACTCCACAGCAGATCCCACTTCGATGATCTTGTTTCTGGTTCAATTTCTTACCTTCCCCCTTCCAGCCGGGACTACCCACGCTGACTTTGCCATCCTCTCTCCTTTGCTGGGGGACGAGCACATGAGGTGGCTCCAGGCTCTGCCCCAGAGGCCTCACTCCTTTGGAGACAGCATCCACTCAGAAATTAGCTGTCACATGCAAACACGAAACTCAccgggcacttgttgctctttagAACGTCGACTGTCCTTTtcacttggaagaaaaaaactgagaacTGTGTTTTCTGTGTGACGTTGGTCACTTGTGCCAGGCCTTCCTGGAAGCACGGTGTGGCACAATCATCCTGGTAAATAACAAGGTCTTATGAAAAGGATTTATAAGAACCGTCTAGGATGCTTTGAGAAAGAAATCACCAAGAGAATTTTAAAGAGCCACTTAATTTAACCAGTGCCACCCAAACTCGTgctatggttttttttgtttttgtttttgttttgttttgttttgttttttttatctgtCCCTGCCACTCTAGGAAATGATCTTAAAGTAAttcaaggtggggggggggggtcattccTCCAGTGACAGGAAATGTGGGCCCtgatgtcccaggaaagccaatGCTGCCTCCTCCATGCACCTGGTGTCCCTGTCCAGATCCAgtggctgtgagtttgaaagTATTGAGAAAGGCAAAGCAATTTCTCACACCTGCTGAGGCGACACACCATTGCACAGGGCTCAATGTTTCAATAAGCTACAATCCTGCATCAAGAAGACCCAAGGTAGGCGGACCATTCCCTAGCCACAGAGGCCAAAGGATGAGGCTTCTGATCTCCTCAGGGTCCCAAGCTCAGCTCTCCCCCAGGTCCAGCTTGAAGCGTGAGCCCTGCAAATGGCTACAGGTCTGGGTAACTGCTCCCTCATTATATCCAGGAGTTAGAAGAGTCCCAGAGCCTCCCTGGCCTTCCCTCACTGTCAGGGTGGGAGTTGCTCTCTTAGGGTCccatttgatccccagcaccaaactGAGATATTATCTTCCCAGAGCACAGTTGGAACCACATAACAGCCCCTGAAACCCAgcagggagatggaggaagagagggagagagggggagggggaggaggagggagggggagggggagggaggaatccaGAGAAAGCAGAGCAAGGAGGTATAGGTAATGAcaatccattttgtttgtttgttttatatgccTGGAGTCATCAGCAGATGAATCAGAAagcaattttcatttttgttattttgtacaTGGCCATTTATCTCAGAGGATAGTCAATAATTTTTAGGCTCTGAAAAATGTTCAAGGTTCTCAAAGGCCATGAAGGTAACTTAAACATATAGATAAGgtgtgagatacacacacacacacacacacacacacacacacacacacacactttaaagataAAGTCTATACTATAACAGTTCCACTTAAACAATAATTTAGAATTTAGAATGTCAAGtaaattgtgttatttttcttcaaaacagtGTCCTGTGGTCCTTTTCGCCTATACTTACAGATGGGATGGGAGGACACAAGCAGCTGGTCGCCtgcaagagagaaaacacagtgtGAGCATCCTAGCTGTGAGCAGAGACACTTGGGAGGCTCTTAAGGTCATTTACTCACGTTGCTGCTGCAGCTACATGTTGAGGGTGGGTCATCCTGTAGGCAAAGAGATGATAACCGTGGTGAGCAAAGTGCCCTTTGCCATCCCCCAGGGCATGGCTCACACAGTGccagctctctccagccccaaagaacTACCTTGAGCTTCCCAATAAGGTAATTGGTGTTTAAAATCCCCCTCTTGATGTTGCATCCCTGGCCTAGTACAGAACCAAAGAGCAGGCCAAAGGCAAGGACGGATGCCACAAGCATCTTGTCGGGAGTCTGGCACTCAACCTACCAGCACCTTCCAGACCAGTCGTATTTAAAGCTCTTCAAACTGGGAAAAACCCCCACATCAAACTGATACCCAGTGCCCACCTTTTCTCTGTAAGTTGGGGCCAAttgatattgaaaaaaaaaaaaatcagtctgagTCACTTGACAAAAGAGTGTCTTGTGCCAGGAAATACCATTCCTCAGAGAAGATGCTTTTCTAATACTGGTGTTCTGAAACACTAAAGGAAAAGTTAAagatcacccccacccccctttagAGGCAGGAATTCTGGTTGTGAGAATCAGAATGCTTTCCATGAAAGCCCAGGTCTGTGTTTTCCCCTCCATGTTGGTGGAAATGCTGAGGGATGGTTGTAGGTGGTGTAATGAAGGGGTCACACTGGGGATATTGGGGAAGATAAGGTACCCCTTCCACTCACTGGGGTTTTCCTCTGGCCATTGTAGCCCCATATTTGATTGCTGGTATCTCAATGTCTCAGGGCTTGGAACAGAAGCTCTACCTCATGTATCCACCTCTGAGAGGTCCTATTCTAGGCGAGTATATGAGGAGCTGTTCTCTATAAGCACAGGAAGCTGTAACTGTACTTGTTAGCACTGGCCTCAAGGAGTCTCAGGTTCTTTACAGACTATGTGTCTGGGTAACGTCAggtaaaatatacaaaacaaagctCAGTACTAAAACAGGGTACTGCCTAAAACAACAGGGCACAGCCTAGTACCTAGAGCACTTATGGCTCTATCAGCCCCATCCTAGGTGCTTTATGTAAATTAAGCCACCAAATAAGATTGGTACTAATTTGCCACCCTCATTTTCTACAGTTGTATACATCTGCAGGTGGATATATACTACCAGGTCCTCGAGTGTGGATTCCTTCATCACTACGTCCAGGACGCAGACCCTCTGTGAAGTACCGATGCAAATACTATAGTTACCCTCAGGGTTTCATACAggggaaaactgaggcacagagaataATTTGCCCAAAGTCATACAACTAGAGATCAGTAGACT
It encodes:
- the Il9 gene encoding interleukin-9, with the translated sequence MLVASVLAFGLLFGSVLGQGCNIKRGILNTNYLIGKLKDDPPSTCSCSSNATSCLCPPIPSDDCATPCFQEGLAQVTNVTQKTQFSVFFFQVKRTVDVLKSNKCPGFSCEKPCNQTTAGNTLSFLKSLLKTFQKTEMQKSRT